In the Arachis ipaensis cultivar K30076 chromosome B10, Araip1.1, whole genome shotgun sequence genome, one interval contains:
- the LOC107620860 gene encoding uncharacterized protein LOC107620860, with protein MSPYQLVYGKICHLPVELEHRTYWAIKYLNFDAQGAGIKRMLQLNELDEFRYSSYENAMLYKERTKICHDKKTAIRVFEPGQRVLLFNSRLKLFLRKLISRWSRPFVVTRASLYGHVEIQEVNSNRKFTVNGQRLKHYLGGEINRQRSAHLLN; from the coding sequence atgtccccttatcagttggttTATGGTAAAATCTGTCACTTGCCAGTAGAACTGGAGCATAGAACTTACTGGGCAATCAAGTATCTGAACTTTGATGCTCAGGGTGCAGGAATAAagagaatgcttcagttgaatgagcttgatgaattccgATATTCATCTTATGAGAATGCCatgctctataaggagagaactaagATATGTCACGACAAGAAGACTGCAAtaagagtctttgagccaggtcaGAGGGTGCTTCTgttcaattcaaggctcaaactctttctCAGGAAGCTGATATCCCGGTGGTCaagaccgtttgtggttaccagagcatCACTGTATGGACACGTGGAGATTCAGGAAGTGAATTCTAACAGAAAATTTACAgttaatggccagaggttgaagcactatctagGAGGTGAGATTAATCGCCAAAGGTccgctcatctgctgaactag